In the genome of Eulemur rufifrons isolate Redbay chromosome 27, OSU_ERuf_1, whole genome shotgun sequence, one region contains:
- the NUCKS1 gene encoding nuclear ubiquitous casein and cyclin-dependent kinase substrate 1 isoform X2, translated as MSRPVRNRKVVDYSQFQESDDADEDYGRDSGPPAKKIRSSPREAKNKRRSGKNSQEDSEDSEEKDVKTKKDDSHSAEDSEDEKEDHKNVRQQRQAASKAASKQREMLMEDVGSEEEQEEEDEAPFQENSGSDEDFLMEDDDDSDYGSSKKKNKKMVKKSKPERKEKKMPKPRLKATVTPSPVKGKGKVGRPTASKASKEKTPSPKEDDEEPESPPEKKTSASPPPEKSGDEGSEDEAQSGED; from the exons AAATAGGAAGGTTGTTGATTATTCACAGTTTCAAGAATCTGATGATGCAG ATGAAGATTATGGAAGAGATTCGGGCCCTCCTGCTAAGAAAATTCGATCATCTCCCCGAGAAGCTAAAAATAAGAGGCGATCTGGAAAGAATTCACAGGAAGATAG TGAGGACTCAGAAGAAAAAGATGTGAAGACCAAGAAGGATGATTCTCACTCAGCAG AGGACagtgaagatgaaaaagaagatcATAAAAATGTGCGCCAGCAACGGCAAGCAGCATCCAAAGCAGCTTCTAAACAGAGAGAGATGCTCATGGAAGATGTGGGCAGTGAGGAAGAACAAGAAGAAGAGGATGAGGCACCATTCCAGGAGA ATTCCGGCAGCGATGAGGATTTCCTAATGGAAGACGATGATGATAGTGACTATGgcagttcaaaaaagaaaaacaaaaagatggttAAGAAGTCAAAacctgagagaaaagaaaagaaaatgcccaaACCCAGGCTAAAGGCTACAG tgacACCAAGTCCAGTGAAAGGCAAAGGGAAAGTGGGTCGCCCCACAGCTTCAAAGGCATCAAAGGAAAAGACTCCTTCTCCCAAAGAAGATGACGAGGAACCAGAAAGCcctccagaaaagaaaacatctgcAAGCCCCCCTCCCGAGAAGTCTGGGGATGAAGGGTCTGAAGATGAAGCCCAGTCTGGGGAGGATTAA
- the NUCKS1 gene encoding nuclear ubiquitous casein and cyclin-dependent kinase substrate 1 isoform X1 produces MSRPVRNRKVVDYSQFQESDDADEDYGRDSGPPAKKIRSSPREAKNKRRSGKNSQEDSEDSEEKDVKTKKDDSHSAEDSEDEKEDHKNVRQQRQAASKAASKQREMLMEDVGSEEEQEEEDEAPFQEKDSGSDEDFLMEDDDDSDYGSSKKKNKKMVKKSKPERKEKKMPKPRLKATVTPSPVKGKGKVGRPTASKASKEKTPSPKEDDEEPESPPEKKTSASPPPEKSGDEGSEDEAQSGED; encoded by the exons AAATAGGAAGGTTGTTGATTATTCACAGTTTCAAGAATCTGATGATGCAG ATGAAGATTATGGAAGAGATTCGGGCCCTCCTGCTAAGAAAATTCGATCATCTCCCCGAGAAGCTAAAAATAAGAGGCGATCTGGAAAGAATTCACAGGAAGATAG TGAGGACTCAGAAGAAAAAGATGTGAAGACCAAGAAGGATGATTCTCACTCAGCAG AGGACagtgaagatgaaaaagaagatcATAAAAATGTGCGCCAGCAACGGCAAGCAGCATCCAAAGCAGCTTCTAAACAGAGAGAGATGCTCATGGAAGATGTGGGCAGTGAGGAAGAACAAGAAGAAGAGGATGAGGCACCATTCCAGGAGA aAGATTCCGGCAGCGATGAGGATTTCCTAATGGAAGACGATGATGATAGTGACTATGgcagttcaaaaaagaaaaacaaaaagatggttAAGAAGTCAAAacctgagagaaaagaaaagaaaatgcccaaACCCAGGCTAAAGGCTACAG tgacACCAAGTCCAGTGAAAGGCAAAGGGAAAGTGGGTCGCCCCACAGCTTCAAAGGCATCAAAGGAAAAGACTCCTTCTCCCAAAGAAGATGACGAGGAACCAGAAAGCcctccagaaaagaaaacatctgcAAGCCCCCCTCCCGAGAAGTCTGGGGATGAAGGGTCTGAAGATGAAGCCCAGTCTGGGGAGGATTAA